A single window of Hylaeus volcanicus isolate JK05 chromosome 8, UHH_iyHylVolc1.0_haploid, whole genome shotgun sequence DNA harbors:
- the LOC128880628 gene encoding nardilysin-like isoform X4: protein MVFMGSEKYPQENEMDAFIKKRGGSDNASTECEFTTFYFEVEEKHLLSALDRFAQFFIKPLMKKDAITREREAVESEFQMALPDDSYKKEQFFCSFARPNHPATKFSWGNLITLRDNVTDEKLYEELHKFRERHYSAHRMTLAIQARLPLDALEDYVTQCFTDVPNNGLPPDDFSKFKGADSFDTPRFRRIYKIKPVNDVCQVELTWSMRPMHDWYASKPHQYVSWIIGDEGNGSLISYLRKKMWCLDIVTGNNESGFEHSSMYALFTLSLILTEQGFKHLQEVLNATFSFLNLMHKKGPQKRIFDEIQQIENTSFRFADEVPPAEYVEELCENMHYYPPRDYITGNKLYFEYNPEAILACLNYLTPDNVNIIISDKKFNDEEFDKIEPWFQTKYTDTEIPQEWIECWRTIEPLPEFHLPLPNAFLTDDFTLIPIPPDVPKYPTKIYSDDITEVWYRPDPKFRLPECYMNFYIISPMAIYSPKSAALIDLFVKILKWLLVEELYPATTAQLNYEIYTSDKGIMLKVNGFNQKLPLLLTTIAKSIADCTTLVTKELYNVVKEQHMKNYYNTFLRPKKLVKDARLSLLLSTHWSAVDRHGAISGVEFDEFRDFMKYFTDHIYIQCLVQGNMTKEDVMKNVHDSVKTLKCGPLLPNTMPQIRVNQIPLGLHYCKIRNFNETDANSVVVNYYQSGIGSIKLSVIIELLIMIMEEPLFNQLRTQEQLCYDVFCLMSDASSILGYTITVFTQVDKYSTEHVDQRIEAFLRAFNEILKETTEKDFKSIKEALIKQKQCADIHLREELDRNWPEITTGDYMFDRIENELITIESIKIDQLREWMNAHTINGSNLRKLSVHVIGTPKSTDKENNKDVKLHTDKTNLDSKIEKPGNLKYSFIHIPITECNNDTCLVHYISNVEEYKHRLYSYPISHTTL from the exons ATGGTCTTCATGGGATCTGAAAAATATCCCCAG gaaaatgaaatggatgcatttattaaaaaaagaggtggttcggacAATGCCTCTACAGAATGTGAATTTACAACATTCTACTTTGAGGTAGAGGAAAAACATCTACTATCTGCCCTCGATCGTTTtgctcaattttttattaaacccTTAATGAAAAAAGATGCCATAACGAGAGAACGAGAAGCTGTAGAAAGCG AATTTCAGATGGCCTTACCTGATGATTCTTATAAGAAAGAGCAATTCTTTTGTAGTTTCGCACGACCAAATCATCCGGCAACGAAGTTTAGTTGGGGTAACTTGATAACATTGCGTGATAATGTGACGGATGAAAAGCTATACGAGGAACTACATAAGTTCAGGGAGCGTCACTACAGCGCTCATAGAATGACACTTGCCATACAA GCCAGACTTCCGTTAGACGCGTTAGAAGACTACGTGACGCAATGTTTCACGGACGTACCAAACAATGGTTTACCGCCGgatgatttttcaaagtttaaagGCGCGGATTCTTTTGATACGCCAAGATTTCGAAgaatctataaaattaaaccaGTAAACGATGTCTGTCaa GTAGAATTAACATGGTCGATGCGACCTATGCATGATTGGTATGCAAGTAAACCGCATCAGTATGTTTCATGGATTATAGGAGACGAGGGAAATGGCTCGTTGATCAGCTACTTAAGGAAAAAGATGTGGTGTCTCGATATCGTCACTGGTAACAATGAGAGTGGTTTTGAACATAGCTCCATGTATGCGTTGTTCACTTTGTCATTGATATTAACTGAGCAGGGATTTAAGCATTTGCAAGAAGTATTGAACGCTACATTCTCGTTCCTAAATTTGATGCATAAAAAGGGACCGCAGAAGCgaatattcgatgaaattcaaCAGATTGAGAATACTAGTTTCAG ATTTGCCGATGAAGTACCACCAGCAGAATACGTGGAAGAATTGTGCGAGAACATGCACTATTATCCCCCACGCGATTACATAACTGGTAACAAGTTGTATTTCGAATACAATCCTGAAGCTATATTAGCATGTTTGAATTACTTGACTCCGGACAATGTGAACATAATTATCTCCGATAAGAAGTTTAACGACGaagaatttgataaaatcgaGCCTTGGTTCCAAACTAAATATACAGACACAGAGATACCGCAGGAATGGATAGAATGCTGGAGAACCATCGAACCATTAccagaatttcatttaccaTTACCGAATGCCTTTCTCACGGACGATTTTACTTTGATTCCTATACCACCAGATGTTCCCAAGTATCCCACAAAAATCTACTCTGACGATATTACCGAAGTTTGGTATCGTCCTGATCCTAAATTTCGTTTACCTGAGTgctacatgaatttttatatcatatcACCTATGGCTATCTATTCGCCAAAGAg CGCAgctttaattgatttatttgtcAAGATACTGAAATGGTTATTAGTAGAAGAATTGTATCCAGCAACAACTGCACAGTTGAATTATGAGATATACACGAGCGACAAGGGTATCATGCTTAAAGTGAACGGATTTAATCAGAAACTGCCG CTTTTATTAACTACAATTGCAAAATCTATAGCAGATTGCACGACACTCGTAACAAAAGAATTATATAACGTCGTGAAAGAACaacacatgaaaaattattacaatacattCTTGAGGCCTAAGAAGCTAGTTAA agatGCCAGGTTGTCCTTATTATTGTCGACTCATTGGTCCGCTGTCGACAGGCACGGTGCCATCAGCGGTGTAGAATTTGATGAATTTCGAGATTTCATGAAGTACTTTACCGATCACATTTACATTCAGTGTCTGGTGCAAGGTAACATGACGAAGGAAGATGTCATGAAGAACGTGCACGATTCTGTAAAGACACTGAAATGTGGACCATTACTGCCGAATACTATGCCACAGATCAGGGTCAATCAAATACCTCTGGGGTTACACTATTGTAAAATACGGAACTTCAACGAAACGGACGCGAATTCCGTTGTAGTGAATTACTATCAATCTGGTATCGGGTCTATTAAATTGTCGGTCATTATTGAGCTTCTCATA ATGATCATGGAAGAACCCCTGTTCAATCAATTGAGAACACAAGAACAGCTGTGCTACGACGTCTTTTGTCTTATGTCTGACGCCTCCAGTATTCTTGGCTACACGATCACAGTTTTCACCCAAGTGGACAAATATTCCACGGAGCACGTGGACCAGAGAATCGAAGCTTTCCTAAGAGCcttcaatgaaattttgaaggAGACTACGGAGAAGGATTTCAAGAGCATAAAAGAAGCACTGATAAAGCAGAAGCAATGCGCCGACATACATTTGAGAGAAGAGCTCGACAGAAACTGGCCAGAAATCACAACGGGTGATTATATGTTCGATAGGATCGAGAACGAATTGATCACAATAGAGTCAATTAAGATCGACCAGCTCAGAGAGTGGATGAATGCTCATACGATCAACGGAagcaatttaagaaaattaagcGTGCACGTGATTGGAACGCCTAAATCGACCGACAAAGAAAACAACAAAGACGTTAAGTTGCATACAGACAAAACGAACC TCGACTCGAAAATAGAGAAACCTGGAAACTTGAAGTATTCATTTATCCACATTCCCATCACGGAGTGTAATAATGACACATGTCTGGTACATTACATCTCCAATGTAGAGGAATACAAACATCGTTTGTACAGCTACCCTATAAGTCACACTACTTTATGA